From the genome of Salmonella enterica subsp. houtenae serovar Houten:
AAACGTAAAATTGAACAGATTCAATTTTACGGCGGACAATGCCATTTTGTGGAGAGCGCCTGCGAAATTTATGCTGCATCCGAGCAGTTGGCGCATGAACTGAACGGTCACTATATGGACCAGTTTACCTACGCAGAACGTGCTACCGATTGGCGGGGCAACAATAATATTGCCGACAGTATTTTTCGCCAGATGCGGAACGAACCGCATCCAGTGCCTCGATTTATCGTCATGAGCGCCGGAACAGGCGGAACCTCTGCGACGATCGGACGCTATATTCGCTGCCAGGGCTACGATACTCAGCTCATGGTGGTGGATCCGGAAAATTCCGTCTTTTTACCTTACTGGCAGGATCGCGACGCTTCATTACGCAGTCCGGTGGGCAGTAAAATTGAGGGAATTGGTCGCCCGCGCGTAGAGCCCTCTTTTATCCCGGATGTCGTGGATGAGATGCTGCGCGTGCCGGATGCCGCCAGCATTGCCGCCGCACACTGGCTGGAAACGCAGCTAGGCCGCAAAGTCGGCGCCTCTACCGGCACGAATATGTGGGGAGCGCTGCAGCTTGCGGCCCGGATGCGCGAGGCTGGAGAAACCGGCGCTATCGTGACGTTATTGTGCGATAGCGGCGATCGCTATCTGGATACCTATTACCATCCGGCGTGGGTTAGCGACCATATCGGCGATGTGACGCCGTGGTCAGCGGCCATCGCAAAATTACTTACCGGCGACTAAAAACCAAATAAATATCCTCCGGCATAGCCGGAGGTTTTTCAGATGCGCCTGTAAGGCTCTCTTACCAGCCGCGCCCTAACAGGCGCACACGATCTGACATTTGCATCAAACTTCGTTACTTACGGCCCGTAAACGGGCTACCCGGATAAGGGATCGATAACTGCTCTCCCATTTTATCCTCTTCAAGCTGGTGCTTTATGTATTCCTGTATCTTCGCTGTGTTCTTACCCACCGTATCAACGTAGTATCCGCGGCACCAGAACTCCCTGTTCCTGTATTTGAATTTCAAATCCCCAAACTGCTCATAAAGCATCAGGCTACTTTTACCCTTCAGATATCCCATGAAGCTCGACACACTCATCTTCGGCGGGATCTCCAGAAGCATGTGGATATGATCTGTACAGCATTCTGCTTCCAGAATTCGTACATTTTTCCACTCACACAATTTTCTTAATATGCTGCCTACTGCTCTACGCTTCTCTCCGTAGAACGTCTGCCTTCGGTACTTCGGGGCAAAAACTATATGATATTTACAGTTCCATCGGGTATGCGCTAAGCTCTTTTCGTCCCCCATCGGGACCCCCTTTTGATTTCTTGTTGAACTTTTGCAGTTGCCAGACCGCAAGGTGTTTTAACAAATCAAAAGGGGTTTTGATAACCGACTCAAAGCTGAAAGCTTTACGGAACCCCCAGCCTAGCTGGGGGTTTTCCATAGACAAAAAAAAGCCAGACTGAACGTCTGGCTTGCTGGAAGAGATCTCTCATTCGGGGGAATAAGGTAGATGCGGATTGTCCAGCCAATGCGTCAAAAAGTGTGATACCGCTTGATTACCACAGTGTCCGATAACCGAAAGGTGCGGCAGCGCGGCGATAAGTTGT
Proteins encoded in this window:
- the cysK_2 gene encoding lyase; amino-acid sequence: MMSSNWVKNAINEINADHQRSADTHLIRLPLSAFPGIQLYLKDESTHPTGSLKHRLARSLFLYGLCNGWIKEGTPIIEASSGSTAISEAWFARLLGLPFIAVMPACTAKRKIEQIQFYGGQCHFVESACEIYAASEQLAHELNGHYMDQFTYAERATDWRGNNNIADSIFRQMRNEPHPVPRFIVMSAGTGGTSATIGRYIRCQGYDTQLMVVDPENSVFLPYWQDRDASLRSPVGSKIEGIGRPRVEPSFIPDVVDEMLRVPDAASIAAAHWLETQLGRKVGASTGTNMWGALQLAARMREAGETGAIVTLLCDSGDRYLDTYYHPAWVSDHIGDVTPWSAAIAKLLTGD
- the tnpA_7_6 gene encoding transposase for IS200; translated protein: MGDEKSLAHTRWNCKYHIVFAPKYRRQTFYGEKRRAVGSILRKLCEWKNVRILEAECCTDHIHMLLEIPPKMSVSSFMGYLKGKSSLMLYEQFGDLKFKYRNREFWCRGYYVDTVGKNTAKIQEYIKHQLEEDKMGEQLSIPYPGSPFTGRK